The Saprospiraceae bacterium genome includes a window with the following:
- a CDS encoding VCBS repeat-containing protein, giving the protein MVIKSTCFIALFFTSVLIYSFKTIDGEYQSLTTQVSDTTSLGRTLALKYCEGCHLFTEPYLLDKSTWVENVLPNMGMRLGQRDVGNDPFQDLAPIDAAILKELNIFPDSPLIKRTDWDEIVKYYEKNAPETPLIQKNVPTASSLTQFRASFETFTKKTSPKTSLLKYNPATSQLYIGDAHNELFILDSTFQLKANIRTPSPPVDIDFTKNGGARLLTIGSITPNDQKQGQLIPLNKSDTYFKGLPRPVHLAVSDINGDKKEDIVICGFGNHTGKLAWYDNSDQSKEYILKALPGARKVEIKDFNKDNKPDIMVLMAQAYEGISIFFNLGNGKFRERKVVDLPPVYGVSYFELADFNNDGHEDILLTTGDNWDLSSIRKNYHGIRIYLNDGKNKFNESWFYPFYGTSKAMARDFDNDGHIDIAAISFYADLGNPEESFIYLSGRGNLTFKSFSTPEAAHGKWLTMETGDFDQDGDLDIVLGSYFHNMTEMTKLMFNGITTFPQLLVLTNNYK; this is encoded by the coding sequence ATGGTTATCAAATCAACATGTTTTATTGCTTTATTTTTTACTTCAGTGCTGATATACTCTTTCAAAACTATTGATGGAGAATATCAATCATTGACAACTCAAGTATCTGATACTACTTCTTTGGGTCGGACGCTGGCATTAAAATATTGTGAAGGATGTCATTTATTTACAGAACCGTATTTGCTGGACAAATCAACGTGGGTTGAAAATGTCCTGCCAAATATGGGCATGCGATTGGGCCAAAGAGATGTAGGAAATGATCCCTTTCAGGATTTAGCGCCCATTGATGCTGCTATTCTGAAAGAACTCAACATTTTTCCTGATTCTCCCTTGATAAAGCGGACAGACTGGGACGAAATTGTAAAATATTATGAGAAAAATGCTCCGGAAACTCCATTGATTCAAAAAAATGTACCAACAGCTTCATCTTTGACTCAATTTAGAGCATCTTTTGAGACTTTTACAAAAAAAACTTCACCCAAAACATCATTATTGAAATACAATCCAGCCACTTCTCAACTTTATATTGGCGATGCACATAATGAACTATTTATCTTAGACAGTACTTTTCAGTTGAAGGCCAATATCAGAACTCCATCACCACCGGTAGATATTGATTTTACAAAAAACGGCGGAGCACGACTTTTGACAATAGGTTCCATCACTCCTAATGACCAAAAACAAGGTCAGTTGATCCCATTAAATAAATCCGACACTTATTTTAAAGGCTTACCTCGCCCTGTTCACTTAGCTGTAAGTGACATCAACGGTGATAAAAAAGAAGATATTGTGATATGTGGATTTGGAAATCATACAGGAAAACTGGCATGGTATGATAATAGTGACCAATCTAAAGAGTATATCTTAAAAGCATTACCGGGGGCGAGAAAGGTAGAAATTAAAGACTTCAACAAAGATAATAAACCCGATATCATGGTACTGATGGCTCAGGCATATGAAGGAATATCGATTTTCTTTAATTTGGGAAATGGGAAGTTCAGAGAACGAAAAGTGGTGGATTTGCCTCCAGTCTATGGTGTCAGTTATTTTGAGCTGGCAGATTTCAATAATGATGGTCATGAAGACATATTACTAACCACAGGTGATAATTGGGACCTTTCATCCATTAGAAAAAACTATCACGGTATACGTATTTACCTGAATGATGGTAAAAACAAGTTTAATGAATCATGGTTTTATCCGTTTTACGGTACCAGTAAAGCTATGGCGCGTGATTTTGATAATGACGGACACATAGATATTGCTGCTATTTCCTTTTATGCTGATCTTGGCAATCCAGAAGAAAGTTTCATTTATCTGTCCGGAAGAGGCAACCTTACGTTTAAATCATTTTCTACTCCTGAAGCTGCCCATGGCAAATGGCTAACTATGGAAACGGGAGATTTTGATCAGGATGGTGATCTTGATATCGTCCTTGGGTCATACTTTCATAATATGACTGAAATGACAAAATTGATGTTTAATGGTATCACGACATTCCCCCAATTATTGGTTTTGACCAACAACTACAAATAA
- a CDS encoding cytochrome-c peroxidase — translation MKTSLQQLIFVALATLLFSCAQDQQSQENLNKIDSDLIAILKSQSPDLNLSYFELPGSQEFSKIPQDPKNPITKEKVALGGFLFHETALGTDGKDQTLKGTFSCASCHHAGAGFQAGTFQGIGEGGLGFGVRGEMRKSKTGFNEADVQPLRSPTAMNGAYQKNQLWNGQFGATHLNNGTEKNWGKGTPIETNFLGFEGLETQAIAGMGVHRLNINKQILEMKAYIQLFDLAFPNVPAADRYNRTTAGLAIAAYERTVMSSEAPFQQYLKGDINAMSNIEKEGAKLFFTKAECGTCHTGPALNSMQFNAIGLKDMFDCPEPTLNTKENDPANLGRGGFTKNSADNYKFKVPQLYNLKDSPFYGHGSTFRKIRDIIVYKNNAVAENKRVPTSQLDPNFRPLGLTNEEINAIEAFITNALYDKNLKRFVPQSLPSGQCFPNADIQSKIDMNCF, via the coding sequence ATGAAAACCAGTCTTCAACAACTAATTTTTGTAGCACTTGCAACTTTACTGTTTTCTTGTGCCCAAGATCAGCAGTCTCAGGAAAATCTTAACAAAATAGATTCTGACCTTATTGCAATTTTGAAAAGTCAATCTCCAGACTTAAATCTCAGTTATTTTGAACTCCCTGGTTCTCAGGAGTTTTCAAAAATACCCCAAGATCCAAAAAATCCCATTACAAAAGAAAAAGTGGCGTTGGGAGGATTTTTATTTCATGAAACAGCACTCGGTACAGATGGCAAAGACCAAACTTTGAAAGGTACATTTTCCTGTGCCTCTTGTCACCATGCAGGTGCTGGTTTTCAGGCTGGAACTTTTCAAGGCATTGGAGAAGGAGGTTTAGGATTTGGTGTAAGAGGTGAGATGCGCAAATCAAAGACAGGTTTTAATGAAGCCGACGTCCAACCATTAAGGTCCCCTACTGCCATGAATGGTGCATATCAGAAAAATCAATTGTGGAATGGTCAGTTTGGAGCAACACATCTCAATAATGGAACAGAAAAAAACTGGGGTAAAGGAACACCTATCGAAACCAACTTTCTGGGATTTGAAGGACTGGAAACACAAGCTATAGCTGGTATGGGGGTACATAGATTGAATATTAATAAGCAGATATTGGAAATGAAAGCTTATATTCAATTGTTTGATCTTGCTTTTCCAAATGTACCCGCAGCAGACAGATATAATAGAACTACAGCAGGTTTGGCTATTGCAGCCTATGAGAGGACAGTCATGTCAAGCGAGGCACCATTTCAGCAATATCTTAAAGGTGATATCAATGCCATGTCCAATATTGAAAAAGAAGGAGCAAAATTATTTTTCACCAAGGCTGAATGCGGAACTTGTCACACAGGACCTGCATTGAACAGTATGCAATTCAATGCAATTGGATTGAAAGATATGTTTGACTGCCCGGAGCCTACTTTAAACACAAAAGAAAATGACCCTGCCAATCTAGGTCGTGGAGGATTTACAAAAAATTCAGCCGATAATTATAAATTTAAGGTACCACAATTGTACAATCTCAAAGACTCACCATTTTATGGACATGGTTCAACTTTCAGAAAAATCAGGGATATCATTGTTTATAAAAATAATGCGGTAGCAGAAAACAAAAGAGTACCAACATCACAACTTGATCCTAATTTCAGACCACTCGGATTGACAAATGAAGAAATTAATGCAATTGAAGCTTTTATCACCAATGCGCTTTATGATAAAAACCTCAAAAGGTTTGTACCTCAGAGTCTTCCATCAGGACAATGTTTTCCAAATGCTGATATTCAGTCCAAAATCGATATGAACTGTTTTTAA
- a CDS encoding DUF1572 domain-containing protein has protein sequence MNTAQKTANRFREVLLSGKWIANTNIYEQISDLPLSQALKRVQGCNSIALLTFHLHYYIAGILQVFEGGTLDIRDKYSFDMPDLTEENQWENMKQKLWADAEKFASHVEKLSDEQLNSFFVDEKYGSYQRNIDAMIEHSYYHMGQIVLLKKILD, from the coding sequence ATGAATACAGCCCAAAAAACGGCAAACAGATTCAGAGAAGTATTGCTTTCCGGAAAGTGGATCGCCAATACCAATATATATGAACAAATATCAGATTTACCGCTTTCGCAAGCATTAAAGCGTGTACAAGGGTGCAATTCAATAGCTTTGCTGACTTTTCATTTACATTATTATATTGCCGGGATACTTCAGGTTTTTGAAGGTGGGACACTTGATATCAGAGATAAATACAGCTTTGATATGCCGGACCTTACGGAAGAAAACCAGTGGGAAAATATGAAACAAAAACTTTGGGCTGATGCTGAAAAATTTGCATCACATGTCGAGAAGTTGTCTGATGAGCAATTGAACAGTTTTTTTGTGGATGAAAAATACGGAAGTTATCAGAGGAATATTGACGCCATGATTGAGCATAGTTATTACCACATGGGTCAAATCGTACTGCTTAAGAAAATTTTAGACTAA
- a CDS encoding glycosyl hydrolase produces the protein MKSIFYSLSQFLLVFLMLTGTETLIAQKKSTTNKKQDNTIVSSNSVIHAGPDSALLGSMEWRHLGPFRGGRSCAVAGVAGKPNLFYFGATGGGVWKTYDGGRTWENVSDGFFGGSIGSITVAPSDHNVIYVGGGEKTVRGNVSSGSGVYKSEDAGKTWVSCGLKNSRHIGRVRVHPTNHDIVYVAVMGDLFKDSDERGVYKSIDGGRTWKKTLFANAAAGAVDLCIDPSNHRIIYATTWNVRRTPYSLSSGGDGSALWKSTDSGETWTNISSAEGLPKGAWGIAGVAVAYNNNQIVYAIIENENGGVFRSDDGGKTWKKQNDDRSLRQRAWYYTRIYTDTKDDNSLYILNVDYHKSTDGGKTFKNFDAPHGDHHDLWVAPENPQRMIIGDDGGAQVTYDGGETWSTYHNQPTAQFYRVVTDNHFPYRIYVAQQDNSTLRIAHRTTGGAITEDDWEETAGGESAHIAVDPMNPDIVYGGSYDGFLTRVNHKINSVRGINVWPDNPMGHGAEGAKYRFQWNFPIFFSRHNPKRLYAASNQLHVTEDEGQTWKIVSPDLTRNEKEKLVSSGGPITKDNTSVEYYATIFAVNESPVKEGLIWAGSDDGRIHLTQDGGQNWTDVTSPLMPKYLMINSVEPSRHDPAVCYIAGTMYKSGDYMPYLYKTNDYGKTWKKIVNGIPDEYFTRVVREDETIRGLLYAGTEKGMFISYDDGESWSSFQLNLPIVPITDLALKNNNLIAATQGRSLWIIDDLTHLHQAKVKKSSAEPYLFKPMDSYRIGGGQRKGSKTEGTNHPGGVMTHFYLPSYDEKKDTVALVYLTVNGDTIRTYSTHAKEDRDKIKVKKGGNIFTWRMDYPAAKRFDGMILWWGSLNGAIAKTGEYKVALNINGKGQSQNFKIIPNPVSEGTAADIAKQFEFIKSVNDKVSEAHQAITDIRSMKAQVKSYTDKITDKDIKDYAAKMDSISSDVEKNLYQTKNKSGQDPLNFPIRLTNKLAHLNSLMGMGVNDFPPTASMYEVRDELTSLIDIELKKWYDVKGSMLAELNKMIKAKALDVIILKKE, from the coding sequence ATGAAATCTATCTTTTATTCACTCAGCCAATTTTTATTAGTTTTTTTGATGCTGACAGGGACAGAAACCTTAATTGCACAAAAGAAATCTACAACTAATAAAAAACAAGACAATACTATCGTTTCATCAAATTCTGTAATTCATGCAGGCCCTGACTCTGCGCTTTTAGGCTCGATGGAATGGCGACATCTGGGGCCATTCAGAGGAGGGAGATCATGTGCCGTCGCAGGAGTTGCGGGCAAACCCAATCTTTTTTATTTCGGAGCTACAGGCGGTGGAGTTTGGAAGACGTATGACGGAGGCAGGACCTGGGAAAATGTCTCTGATGGATTTTTTGGTGGTTCTATAGGAAGTATCACTGTGGCACCATCGGATCATAACGTCATATACGTAGGTGGCGGCGAAAAGACAGTCAGAGGCAACGTTTCATCAGGCTCAGGAGTGTATAAGTCTGAAGATGCAGGTAAAACTTGGGTATCGTGTGGTCTTAAAAATTCAAGACATATCGGAAGAGTAAGGGTGCACCCGACCAATCATGATATTGTCTATGTAGCTGTCATGGGTGATCTTTTTAAAGATAGTGACGAAAGAGGTGTGTACAAGAGTATAGACGGTGGTCGAACATGGAAAAAAACACTTTTTGCTAATGCAGCAGCAGGCGCTGTAGACTTGTGTATTGACCCTTCCAATCATCGAATCATATATGCCACTACCTGGAATGTACGAAGGACACCGTATAGTCTTTCCAGCGGTGGGGATGGTTCAGCACTATGGAAGAGTACAGATAGCGGAGAGACGTGGACCAATATTTCATCTGCAGAAGGACTTCCAAAAGGTGCATGGGGCATTGCCGGAGTGGCTGTAGCATATAACAATAATCAAATAGTATATGCGATCATTGAAAATGAAAACGGAGGTGTATTCCGTTCTGATGATGGCGGAAAAACCTGGAAAAAGCAAAATGATGATCGTTCGCTTCGACAGAGAGCGTGGTACTACACAAGGATATACACTGACACAAAGGATGACAATTCACTCTATATACTCAATGTAGATTATCACAAGTCAACCGATGGAGGCAAAACATTTAAGAATTTTGACGCACCACATGGTGACCATCATGATCTGTGGGTAGCACCTGAAAATCCTCAGCGTATGATCATAGGAGATGATGGTGGTGCACAGGTGACATATGATGGCGGAGAAACATGGAGTACCTATCATAACCAGCCTACAGCGCAGTTTTACAGAGTGGTCACTGATAATCATTTTCCATACAGAATTTATGTTGCGCAACAGGATAACAGTACACTTCGGATTGCCCACAGGACAACAGGTGGAGCAATTACTGAAGATGACTGGGAAGAAACAGCTGGTGGTGAATCCGCTCACATTGCAGTAGATCCTATGAATCCTGATATTGTTTATGGAGGTAGTTATGATGGTTTTTTAACTCGGGTCAATCATAAAATCAATTCCGTGAGAGGGATCAATGTATGGCCGGATAATCCTATGGGACATGGTGCTGAAGGTGCAAAATATCGTTTTCAATGGAATTTTCCGATTTTCTTTTCCAGACATAATCCCAAAAGACTATATGCGGCATCCAACCAGTTGCATGTGACTGAAGATGAGGGACAAACCTGGAAGATTGTCAGTCCCGACCTTACAAGAAATGAAAAAGAAAAACTGGTGTCATCCGGAGGTCCGATCACCAAAGACAATACCAGTGTAGAGTATTATGCTACTATTTTTGCAGTAAATGAGTCACCAGTCAAAGAAGGACTTATCTGGGCAGGGAGTGATGATGGAAGGATACACCTAACCCAGGACGGAGGACAAAACTGGACAGATGTTACTTCACCATTAATGCCAAAATATCTCATGATCAATAGTGTCGAACCAAGCAGACATGATCCGGCAGTGTGTTACATAGCTGGCACAATGTACAAGTCGGGCGACTATATGCCTTATCTTTATAAAACCAATGATTACGGTAAAACCTGGAAAAAAATAGTCAATGGCATACCCGATGAATACTTTACAAGGGTAGTAAGAGAAGATGAAACAATCAGAGGATTGTTGTATGCCGGTACAGAAAAAGGGATGTTTATCTCATATGACGATGGTGAAAGCTGGTCATCTTTCCAGTTGAATCTACCTATTGTTCCCATCACTGATCTCGCTCTGAAAAACAATAATCTGATAGCTGCTACCCAGGGCAGAAGCCTTTGGATCATCGATGATCTTACACATCTGCACCAGGCAAAGGTTAAAAAATCATCTGCAGAACCTTATCTTTTTAAACCTATGGATAGCTATCGAATCGGTGGTGGTCAGCGCAAAGGTAGTAAAACAGAAGGAACCAATCATCCCGGCGGAGTGATGACACATTTTTATCTTCCTTCCTATGATGAGAAAAAAGATACCGTGGCATTAGTCTATTTGACCGTAAATGGTGATACCATCAGGACATATTCCACCCATGCGAAAGAAGACAGAGACAAAATCAAGGTCAAGAAAGGTGGAAACATCTTCACCTGGCGCATGGACTATCCTGCCGCTAAAAGATTTGATGGCATGATTTTGTGGTGGGGATCACTCAATGGTGCCATCGCAAAAACAGGCGAGTACAAAGTGGCATTAAATATCAACGGAAAAGGTCAGTCCCAGAACTTTAAGATTATTCCAAACCCGGTTTCAGAAGGAACTGCAGCTGATATAGCAAAACAGTTTGAATTTATCAAATCAGTGAACGATAAAGTTTCTGAAGCCCATCAGGCTATTACAGATATCAGATCTATGAAGGCACAGGTCAAATCATACACAGATAAAATCACTGATAAAGACATAAAGGATTATGCAGCCAAAATGGATTCTATATCATCTGATGTGGAGAAGAATCTTTACCAGACTAAAAATAAAAGTGGTCAGGATCCACTCAATTTTCCTATCAGACTTACTAATAAACTGGCACACCTGAATTCTCTGATGGGTATGGGTGTCAATGACTTTCCACCTACCGCATCAATGTATGAAGTCAGGGATGAATTGACAAGCCTGATAGATATTGAATTGAAAAAATGGTATGATGTCAAAGGAAGTATGCTGGCAGAGTTGAACAAAATGATAAAGGCCAAAGCACTGGATGTCATCATTTTGAAAAAGGAGTAG
- a CDS encoding DUF4403 family protein, with translation MKIHDSHIFIDMKVSKLGLISLLTQFLQKWPDRTIHIDGYELKITDPNPQEFKISVAERTIKAGIPVDFDFLKKAGLFSIEGEGHIFAELDIDFDILPDFTIRTDTKLIGHKWKEGPVLKIGVLDIPIETLSNCIIHYMKEKLLDKLDAFLVENIDVTKLITDQVRSYGYNYCISKKPPLYFNLTIDQILGGKIKEDSDDLHIDIWIDLTARISDSHQQFEPVIKPHFSWIVDLPHTHSLNGDIVLSYYGLSKMIMESLNGSDIGGKTFDTESINIRNTSFMEITAIIREPVKGTIIITGHPYLDKSDSKIHVDNLKVDIEAKNLIYKLSSPIIEKIVFNKLEALFPYDIASFFLKYFENIPAFTFFDERVSLKPEIESTQLSDVIFEEQQIIITIQLENAEIGVVLSS, from the coding sequence ATGAAAATACACGACAGCCACATTTTTATAGATATGAAGGTATCAAAACTGGGCTTAATCAGTTTGCTTACTCAATTTTTACAAAAATGGCCCGACAGGACAATTCATATTGATGGTTATGAATTAAAAATTACAGACCCTAATCCTCAGGAATTTAAGATCTCGGTTGCTGAAAGAACAATCAAAGCTGGTATTCCGGTAGATTTCGATTTCCTGAAAAAAGCAGGGTTATTTAGCATTGAAGGAGAAGGTCATATTTTTGCGGAATTGGATATTGATTTTGACATTTTACCGGACTTTACTATTCGTACAGACACAAAACTCATTGGACACAAGTGGAAAGAGGGCCCTGTATTAAAAATAGGAGTACTTGACATCCCTATAGAAACTCTGAGCAATTGTATCATACATTACATGAAAGAAAAATTGCTTGATAAGCTAGATGCTTTTCTGGTTGAAAATATCGATGTTACAAAATTGATCACTGATCAAGTAAGATCTTACGGGTACAACTATTGCATTTCTAAAAAACCACCTTTATATTTTAATCTTACAATTGATCAAATATTGGGTGGAAAAATCAAAGAAGACTCCGATGATCTGCATATAGATATATGGATAGATCTGACCGCCAGAATTTCTGACTCGCATCAACAATTTGAACCTGTGATCAAACCTCATTTCTCATGGATTGTAGATCTCCCGCACACTCACAGTCTGAATGGAGATATAGTATTGTCTTACTATGGGCTTTCCAAAATGATTATGGAATCTTTGAATGGCTCAGACATCGGCGGCAAAACATTTGACACAGAAAGTATTAATATAAGAAATACTTCGTTTATGGAGATCACTGCTATCATACGTGAGCCGGTCAAAGGTACCATTATTATCACAGGACACCCATATCTTGATAAGTCGGATAGTAAAATTCATGTTGATAACCTCAAAGTTGACATCGAAGCAAAAAATTTAATTTACAAATTATCGTCGCCGATAATTGAAAAAATTGTTTTCAATAAACTGGAAGCATTGTTTCCTTATGATATCGCATCGTTTTTCTTAAAGTATTTCGAAAATATACCTGCATTTACATTTTTTGACGAACGTGTTTCATTAAAACCTGAAATAGAAAGTACTCAATTGAGTGATGTAATTTTTGAAGAGCAGCAAATAATAATCACCATACAATTAGAAAACGCTGAAATAGGTGTTGTTTTAAGTAGCTAA
- a CDS encoding carboxymuconolactone decarboxylase family protein, producing the protein MSYFNQEDLKKFGNIVDLQPEMGKKFFEWYGEVFKEGALTVREKNLIALAVAHTVQCPYCMDAYTQGCLSEGADEEQMMEAVHVAAAIKGGATLVNAVPMMNTIKAKLM; encoded by the coding sequence ATGAGTTATTTTAATCAGGAAGACCTAAAAAAGTTTGGAAACATTGTTGATCTGCAACCCGAAATGGGTAAAAAATTTTTTGAATGGTATGGAGAAGTATTTAAGGAAGGCGCTCTGACAGTTAGGGAAAAAAATTTGATAGCTCTTGCCGTTGCGCATACGGTGCAATGTCCTTATTGTATGGATGCGTACACACAAGGATGTCTCTCCGAAGGGGCTGATGAAGAGCAGATGATGGAAGCGGTACATGTAGCCGCAGCGATAAAAGGAGGAGCGACTTTAGTCAATGCCGTCCCTATGATGAATACTATCAAGGCAAAGCTGATGTAA
- the arsS gene encoding arsenosugar biosynthesis radical SAM protein ArsS (Some members of this family are selenoproteins.) has translation MGVKQRSKSLSVTHNKLSDTFFQLKVLNGDEIMHDHFEPFANKVGAPLQPVKPEIFQVNIGKLCNQTCAHCHVDAGPDKKVENMDKATLEKCLEILSNHDITTVDITGGAPEMNPHFRWFVEECRKLGKKVMNRCNLTIIMANPSYHDLPEFFARNQVEVISSLPYFTKSRTDSQRGDGVFEDSIEALKRLNAVGYGIEGSGLMLDLVYNPSGAFLPGHQTSLEHEFKLQLKRRYDISFNKLFVITNLPISRFLDYLIESGNYTEYMTSLVEAFNPSTVSGLMCRYTLSVSWDGYIYDCDFNQMLDLKVDSSSRHINDFDLNSLMQRNIVLNQHCYGCTAGAGSSCGGEIA, from the coding sequence ATGGGGGTAAAACAACGATCAAAGTCACTGAGTGTGACCCACAACAAACTGTCAGATACCTTCTTTCAGCTCAAGGTGTTGAATGGTGACGAAATCATGCATGATCATTTTGAACCATTTGCCAATAAAGTCGGGGCTCCTCTGCAACCTGTCAAACCGGAAATCTTTCAGGTCAACATAGGCAAACTGTGCAATCAAACCTGTGCACACTGTCATGTAGATGCCGGGCCGGATAAAAAAGTGGAGAATATGGATAAAGCAACACTCGAAAAATGCCTTGAAATATTGTCCAATCATGATATTACTACCGTGGACATCACTGGCGGAGCGCCTGAGATGAACCCTCACTTTCGCTGGTTTGTAGAAGAATGCCGTAAATTGGGCAAAAAAGTGATGAACAGGTGCAACCTAACGATCATCATGGCCAATCCTTCTTATCATGATTTACCGGAATTTTTTGCAAGGAATCAGGTAGAGGTGATTTCGTCGTTACCTTATTTCACCAAGTCAAGGACAGACAGTCAGAGAGGGGACGGAGTTTTTGAAGATAGTATAGAAGCACTTAAACGATTGAACGCTGTCGGCTATGGGATAGAAGGTTCCGGACTGATGCTTGATCTGGTATACAATCCGTCAGGTGCATTTTTACCCGGTCATCAGACTTCTTTGGAGCATGAGTTCAAACTTCAATTGAAACGTAGGTATGATATCTCCTTCAATAAACTGTTTGTGATCACCAATCTGCCCATCAGCCGGTTTCTCGACTATCTCATCGAATCCGGCAATTACACAGAATATATGACATCACTGGTCGAAGCTTTCAACCCCTCTACCGTTTCAGGCCTGATGTGCAGATATACCCTTTCGGTGAGCTGGGACGGATATATCTATGATTGCGATTTTAATCAGATGCTAGATTTGAAAGTAGATTCGTCATCCAGACATATCAATGATTTCGACCTGAACAGCCTGATGCAGCGCAACATTGTACTCAACCAACATTGTTATGGATGTACAGCAGGAGCCGGAAGCAGCTGTGGTGGTGAAATTGCCTGA
- a CDS encoding TIGR02206 family membrane protein — protein sequence MMLDLFLKDNGNFINYRVEHAICFVACIALIVFIPFWAKKYWNTSQQQLFITLICVAGAFTQLFKVLYRYYAGVFDQTTDVPLHLCNIMTLVMPFIMWFKWRKLWGITFFLIIAGCAQSIFTPTLTESLPHYEAIRYWLVHAVIILGAFYGWYVYGYIPTVSDAIRSAVGINLLAAVLYPINVMLGANYMYLNAKPPGATFYDLLGPWPDYILMLEFILILFFGMILIPFHWEKIKPSLVNIRIPGLGQKDEH from the coding sequence ATGATGCTGGACCTTTTCTTAAAAGATAATGGCAATTTTATTAATTACAGGGTGGAGCATGCCATATGCTTTGTTGCATGTATAGCACTAATAGTTTTTATACCATTTTGGGCCAAAAAATATTGGAATACATCTCAGCAGCAATTATTTATAACACTTATTTGTGTTGCCGGAGCGTTTACACAATTATTTAAAGTATTATACAGATACTATGCCGGTGTTTTTGACCAAACAACTGATGTACCTTTGCATCTTTGCAATATCATGACCCTGGTCATGCCATTCATTATGTGGTTTAAATGGCGTAAACTCTGGGGAATCACATTTTTTCTTATCATAGCCGGATGTGCACAATCTATATTCACACCGACGCTGACCGAATCTTTGCCGCACTACGAAGCTATCAGATATTGGCTTGTTCATGCCGTGATCATTCTGGGAGCTTTTTATGGCTGGTATGTGTATGGTTACATACCTACCGTGAGTGATGCTATCAGGTCCGCAGTGGGTATCAATTTGCTTGCCGCTGTATTATACCCGATCAATGTTATGCTGGGAGCCAACTACATGTACCTCAATGCAAAACCACCCGGAGCTACTTTCTACGATTTATTGGGACCTTGGCCTGATTACATCCTGATGCTGGAGTTTATCCTTATTTTGTTTTTTGGAATGATTTTAATTCCTTTTCATTGGGAAAAGATTAAACCTTCATTAGTAAACATACGGATTCCAGGTCTCGGTCAAAAAGATGAGCACTGA
- a CDS encoding GNAT family N-acetyltransferase, with protein MKFSIQPNLKNAKATLRPLEEDDFEALYQTASDPLIWSQHPNKTRYQRDVFKVFFEGAMKSKGAFIIKDAHTHEIAGSTRYYDYDPVKKLILIGYTFYATKYWGTGLNLSVKKTMLDYIFQFVNIVHFHIGANNVRSQIAITKLGAKKIGEINVAYFGETPAINNIYQIEKGEWK; from the coding sequence ATGAAATTTTCAATCCAACCCAATTTAAAAAATGCAAAAGCTACTTTAAGACCATTGGAAGAAGATGATTTTGAAGCGCTTTATCAGACTGCATCAGACCCCCTTATCTGGTCACAACATCCCAATAAAACCCGGTATCAACGTGATGTATTTAAGGTTTTTTTTGAAGGTGCTATGAAAAGCAAAGGTGCTTTCATCATCAAAGATGCACATACACATGAAATAGCAGGTAGTACAAGATATTACGACTATGATCCTGTCAAAAAATTGATACTGATAGGTTATACCTTTTATGCCACAAAATATTGGGGTACCGGATTGAATCTATCTGTCAAAAAGACAATGCTGGATTATATTTTTCAGTTTGTAAACATAGTTCACTTCCATATAGGAGCCAATAATGTACGCTCTCAAATAGCCATAACAAAATTGGGTGCAAAAAAAATCGGGGAAATTAATGTTGCCTATTTTGGTGAGACGCCTGCAATCAACAATATATACCAAATAGAAAAAGGTGAATGGAAATAA